From Streptomyces griseorubiginosus, one genomic window encodes:
- a CDS encoding HPr family phosphocarrier protein, with protein MAERRVNVGWAEGLHARPASIFVRAATAAGIPVTIAKADGNPVNAASMLGVLGLGAQGGEEVVLASDAEGADAALDRLAKLVAEGLEELPETV; from the coding sequence ATGGCTGAGCGCCGCGTCAACGTCGGCTGGGCCGAGGGCCTCCACGCCCGCCCCGCTTCCATCTTCGTCCGGGCCGCCACGGCCGCAGGTATCCCGGTGACGATCGCCAAGGCCGACGGCAACCCCGTCAACGCGGCCTCCATGCTGGGCGTTCTGGGCCTCGGCGCCCAGGGCGGCGAGGAGGTCGTCCTCGCCTCCGACGCCGAGGGCGCGGACGCAGCCCTCGACCGGCTCGCGAAGCTGGTCGCCGAGGGACTCGAGGAGCTTCCCGAGACCGTCTGA
- a CDS encoding GntR family transcriptional regulator, which produces MRIPAHSVCTAIRDDIVAGVHERGSRLTEELLARRYGVSRVPVREALRTLEAEGFVVTRRHAGACVAEPTEQEGADLLEMRMLLEPLGAARAAQRRTEAHLKVLRGLVRLGQERARRGNSEDLRSLGSWFHETLAQAAGSPAMTSILTQLRHKIAWMYIVDAPADPVESWAEHGAIVDAVARGDGERARAITALHTERSSAAHRPRFTSGADRADRVRTSQHPVNVTGLRH; this is translated from the coding sequence ATGCGTATTCCGGCGCACTCGGTATGCACGGCGATCCGGGACGACATCGTCGCCGGTGTCCACGAGCGCGGCAGCCGGCTCACCGAGGAACTGCTCGCCCGTCGCTACGGCGTCTCCCGCGTCCCCGTCCGGGAGGCCCTGCGCACCCTGGAGGCCGAGGGCTTCGTCGTGACCCGGCGGCACGCGGGCGCGTGCGTCGCCGAACCCACCGAGCAGGAGGGCGCGGACCTCCTGGAGATGCGCATGCTCCTCGAGCCGCTCGGCGCCGCCCGGGCCGCCCAGCGGCGCACCGAGGCCCATCTGAAGGTGCTGCGCGGCCTGGTCCGGCTGGGCCAGGAGCGGGCCAGGCGGGGCAACAGCGAGGATCTGCGCTCCCTGGGGAGCTGGTTCCACGAGACGCTGGCCCAGGCCGCCGGCAGCCCCGCGATGACGTCGATACTGACCCAGCTGCGGCACAAGATCGCCTGGATGTACATCGTGGACGCACCCGCCGACCCGGTGGAGTCGTGGGCGGAGCACGGCGCGATCGTGGACGCGGTGGCGCGCGGGGACGGCGAGCGCGCGCGGGCGATCACGGCCCTGCACACCGAGCGCTCGAGCGCGGCGCACCGGCCGCGGTTCACCTCGGGGGCGGATCGCGCCGACCGTGTGAGGACCTCGCAACATCCTGTAAACGTGACGGGTCTGCGGCATTAA
- a CDS encoding M23 family metallopeptidase, which translates to MAFTCATGKHRRPSRMKRTTARAAGVAALATTGVIGTIAAPALAADNSVSSVEQSGLMPVVSTGESLAAQIDAQAVAQEQAAAQKKAAAEAKRKAEARAKEIREAKERAAREAERKRLNAFVAPISGSYISTGYKSGGSLWSSGSHTGVDFHAASGTSVHAVGRGTVVEAGWGGSYGNNIVIRMADGTYTQYGHLSSIGVSVGQSVTPGQQIGLSGATGNVTGPHLHFEARTSPEYGSDIDPVAYLRSHGVNV; encoded by the coding sequence ATGGCGTTCACCTGCGCCACCGGGAAGCACCGCCGTCCCAGCCGCATGAAGCGCACCACCGCCCGCGCCGCGGGCGTCGCCGCCCTCGCCACCACCGGCGTCATCGGCACCATCGCCGCCCCGGCGCTCGCCGCCGACAACTCCGTCAGCTCCGTCGAGCAGAGCGGCCTCATGCCCGTCGTCAGCACCGGCGAGTCGCTCGCCGCACAGATCGACGCCCAGGCCGTGGCCCAGGAGCAGGCCGCCGCGCAGAAGAAGGCGGCCGCCGAGGCCAAGCGCAAGGCCGAGGCCAGGGCCAAGGAGATCCGCGAGGCCAAGGAGCGCGCCGCGCGTGAGGCCGAGCGCAAGCGCCTCAACGCCTTCGTCGCCCCGATCTCCGGCTCCTACATCTCCACCGGCTACAAGAGCGGCGGCTCCCTGTGGTCGTCCGGCAGCCACACCGGGGTCGACTTCCACGCCGCCAGCGGCACCTCCGTGCACGCGGTCGGCCGCGGCACCGTCGTGGAGGCCGGCTGGGGAGGGTCGTACGGCAACAACATCGTGATCAGGATGGCCGACGGCACGTACACCCAGTACGGCCATCTGTCGTCCATCGGCGTCTCGGTCGGTCAGTCCGTCACCCCCGGCCAGCAGATCGGCCTGTCCGGCGCGACCGGCAACGTCACCGGACCGCACCTGCACTTCGAGGCGCGCACCAGCCCCGAGTACGGCTCGGACATCGATCCCGTCGCCTACCTGCGCTCGCACGGCGTCAACGTCTGA
- a CDS encoding pitrilysin family protein: MTELAAMEFHPQPQAGEPKVWAFPAPERGTLDNGLTLLRCHRPGQQVVAVEVLLDAPLDAEPAGLDGVATIMARAFSEGTDKHSAEEFAAELERCGATLDAHADHPGVRLSLEVPASRLAKALGLLADALRAPAFADSEVERLVTNRLDEIPHELANPSRRAAKELSRELFPADSRMSRPRQGTEETVENIDSAAVRAFYEKHVRPATATAVVVGDLTGIDLDALLADTLGSWTGSQAQPRPVPPVTADDTGRVVIVDRPGAVQTQLLIGRIGADRHARVWPAQVLGTYCLGGTLTSRLDRVLREEKGYTYGVRAFGQVLRSAPDGSGAAMLAISGSVDTPNTGPALDDLWKVLRTLAEGGLTDAERDVAVQNLVGVAPLKYETAAAVASTLADQVEQHLPDDYQATLYQQLAATGTVEATAAVVNAFPVDRLVTVLVGDAAAIKEPVEALGIGEVKVVTAE; the protein is encoded by the coding sequence GTGACCGAGCTCGCCGCGATGGAATTCCACCCGCAGCCGCAGGCGGGCGAGCCCAAGGTCTGGGCCTTCCCCGCCCCCGAGCGCGGGACGCTCGACAACGGCCTGACCCTCCTGCGCTGCCACCGCCCCGGCCAGCAGGTCGTCGCCGTCGAGGTGCTCCTGGACGCGCCCCTGGACGCCGAACCGGCCGGCCTGGACGGCGTCGCCACGATCATGGCGCGCGCCTTCTCCGAGGGCACCGACAAGCACTCCGCCGAGGAGTTCGCCGCCGAGCTGGAGCGCTGCGGCGCCACCCTCGACGCGCACGCCGACCACCCGGGCGTCCGCCTGAGCCTCGAAGTGCCCGCCTCCCGGCTGGCCAAGGCGCTCGGTCTGCTGGCCGACGCCCTCAGGGCGCCCGCGTTCGCGGACAGCGAGGTCGAGCGGCTCGTCACCAACCGCCTGGACGAGATCCCGCACGAGCTGGCCAACCCCTCGCGCCGCGCCGCCAAGGAGCTCTCCCGGGAGCTGTTCCCGGCGGACTCGCGCATGTCGCGCCCGCGCCAGGGCACCGAGGAGACCGTCGAGAACATCGACTCCGCTGCCGTACGTGCCTTCTACGAGAAGCACGTGCGCCCCGCCACCGCGACCGCAGTGGTCGTCGGCGACCTCACCGGCATCGACCTGGACGCGCTGCTCGCCGACACCCTCGGCTCCTGGACCGGTTCCCAGGCCCAGCCGCGCCCGGTGCCGCCGGTGACCGCCGACGACACCGGACGGGTCGTCATCGTGGACCGCCCCGGCGCCGTCCAGACGCAGCTGCTGATCGGCCGTATCGGAGCCGACCGGCACGCACGCGTGTGGCCCGCGCAGGTGCTCGGCACGTACTGCCTCGGCGGCACCCTCACCTCCCGCCTGGACCGCGTCCTGCGCGAGGAGAAGGGCTACACCTACGGCGTACGGGCGTTCGGGCAGGTCCTCAGGTCCGCCCCGGACGGCTCGGGCGCCGCGATGCTCGCCATCAGCGGCTCGGTCGACACCCCCAACACCGGTCCCGCCCTGGACGACCTGTGGAAGGTGCTGCGCACGCTCGCCGAGGGCGGTCTCACCGACGCCGAGCGCGATGTCGCCGTACAGAACCTCGTGGGTGTGGCGCCGCTCAAGTACGAGACCGCGGCGGCCGTCGCGAGCACGCTGGCCGACCAGGTCGAGCAGCACCTGCCGGACGACTACCAGGCGACGCTGTACCAGCAGCTCGCCGCGACCGGCACCGTCGAGGCCACCGCGGCCGTCGTGAACGCCTTCCCGGTGGACCGGCTGGTGACGGTCCTGGTCGGCGACGCGGCCGCCATCAAGGAGCCTGTCGAAGCCCTCGGCATCGGCGAAGTCAAGGTCGTGACCGCCGAGTAG
- a CDS encoding pitrilysin family protein: protein MPMGHTATDQAGTGGLTATEHRLANGLRVVLSEDHLTPVAAVCLWYDVGSRHEVKGRTGLAHLFEHLMFQGSKQVHGNGHFELVQGAGGSLNGTTSFERTNYFETMPTHQLELALWLEADRMGSLLAALDDESMENQRDVVKNERRQRYDNVPYGTAFEKLTALAYPEGHPYHHTPIGSMADLDAATLEDARAFFRTYYAPNNAVLSVVGDIDPEQTLAWIEKYFGSIPSHDGKPAPRDGSLPETIGEQLREVVEEEVPARALMAAYRLPHDGTREADAADLALTVLGGGESSRLYNRLVRRDRTAVAAGFGLLRLAGAPSLGWLDVKTSGDVEVPVIEAAIDEELARFAAEGPTAEEMERAQAQLEREWLDRLGTVAGRADELCRYAVLFGDPQLALTAVQRVLDVSAEEVQAVAKAKLRPDNRAVLVYEPTAPAEIADSAEDASEDPEAAATVEATDENEEAAK from the coding sequence ATGCCCATGGGTCACACGGCCACAGACCAGGCAGGCACCGGGGGCCTGACAGCGACCGAGCACCGCCTGGCCAACGGGCTGCGCGTGGTGCTCTCCGAGGACCACCTGACCCCGGTCGCGGCGGTGTGCCTCTGGTACGACGTCGGTTCGCGCCACGAGGTCAAGGGGCGTACCGGTCTTGCTCACCTCTTCGAGCACCTGATGTTCCAGGGTTCGAAGCAGGTGCACGGCAACGGGCACTTCGAGCTCGTCCAGGGCGCGGGCGGCTCGCTCAACGGCACCACCAGCTTCGAGCGCACCAACTACTTCGAGACCATGCCGACCCACCAGCTGGAGCTGGCCCTCTGGCTGGAGGCCGACCGCATGGGCTCCCTGCTGGCCGCCCTCGACGACGAGTCGATGGAGAACCAGCGCGACGTCGTCAAGAACGAGCGCAGGCAGCGCTACGACAACGTCCCCTACGGCACCGCGTTCGAGAAGCTGACCGCGCTCGCCTACCCCGAGGGCCACCCCTACCACCACACCCCGATCGGCTCGATGGCCGACCTGGACGCGGCCACGCTGGAGGACGCGCGCGCGTTCTTCCGGACGTACTACGCGCCCAACAACGCGGTTCTGTCGGTGGTCGGCGACATCGACCCGGAGCAGACGCTCGCCTGGATCGAGAAGTACTTCGGCTCCATCCCCTCGCACGACGGCAAGCCCGCCCCGCGCGACGGCTCCCTGCCGGAGACCATCGGCGAGCAGCTGCGCGAGGTCGTCGAGGAGGAGGTCCCCGCGCGCGCGTTGATGGCCGCCTACCGGCTGCCGCACGACGGCACCCGTGAGGCGGACGCCGCCGACCTCGCCCTGACCGTCCTGGGCGGCGGCGAGTCCTCCCGCCTCTACAACCGGCTGGTACGGCGCGACCGTACGGCCGTCGCGGCCGGCTTCGGGCTGCTGCGGCTGGCCGGAGCGCCCTCCCTGGGCTGGCTGGACGTGAAGACCTCCGGTGACGTCGAGGTGCCGGTCATCGAGGCCGCCATCGACGAGGAGCTCGCCCGGTTCGCCGCCGAGGGCCCCACCGCCGAGGAGATGGAGCGCGCCCAGGCCCAGTTGGAGCGCGAGTGGCTGGACCGGCTCGGCACCGTCGCGGGCCGCGCCGACGAACTGTGCCGCTACGCCGTCCTGTTCGGCGACCCGCAGCTCGCCCTGACCGCCGTGCAGCGCGTCCTGGACGTGAGCGCGGAGGAGGTGCAGGCGGTCGCCAAGGCCAAGCTGCGCCCCGACAACCGCGCGGTGCTCGTCTACGAGCCCACCGCCCCGGCCGAGATCGCCGACAGTGCCGAGGACGCCTCCGAGGACCCGGAAGCCGCGGCGACCGTAGAAGCCACCGACGAGAACGAGGAGGCGGCCAAGTGA
- a CDS encoding DNA topoisomerase IV subunit A, protein MARRSTKTPPPDDSYEERILDIDVVDEMKGSYLEYAYSVIYSRALPDARDGLKPVHRRIVYQMNEMGLRPDRGYVKCARVVGEVMGKLHPHGDASIYDALVRMAQPFSMSVPLIDGHGNFGSLGNDDPPAAMRYTECRAAEAASLMTESIDEDTVDFAPNYDGQEQEPGALPAAFPNLLVNGASGIAVGMATNMAPHNLTEVIAAARHLIRYPNADLDALMKHIPGPDLPTGGRIVGLSGIRDAYETGRGTFKIRATVSVETVTARRKGLVVTELPFTVGPEKVIAKIKDLVGAKKLQGIADVKDLTDRAHGLRLVIEIKNGFVPEAVLEQLYKLTPMEESFGVNNVALVDGQPLTLGLKELLEVYLDHRFEVVRRRSEFRRTKRRDRLHLVEGLLTALVDIDEVIRIIRSSDNSAQAKERLIERFSLSEIQTQYILDTPLRRLTRFDRIELESEQDRLNAEIAELTRILESDAELRKLVSAELAAVAKKYGTERRTVLLEAGATAPVAAVPLQVADDPCRVLLSSTGLLGRTANGEPFPEEAGGKRAKHDVIVSAVPATARGEVGAVTSAGRLLRINVIDLPQLPESAANLAGGAPLAEFLSLEDGETLVCLTTLDESSPGLALGTEQGVVKRVVPDYPSNKDELEVITLKEGDRIVGAVELRTGEEDLVFITDDAQLLRYQASQVRPQGRPAGGMTGIKLTEGAKVISFTAVDPAADAVVFTVAGSRGTLDDSVQTTAKLTPFDQYPRKGRATGGVRCQRFLKGEDCLSLAWAGAVPARAAQKNGTPADLPEMDPRRDGSGVSLGKTVSVVAGPV, encoded by the coding sequence ATGGCCCGCCGCAGCACGAAGACCCCGCCGCCCGACGACTCGTACGAGGAGCGGATCCTCGACATCGACGTCGTGGACGAGATGAAGGGCTCGTACCTCGAGTACGCGTACTCGGTCATCTACTCCCGCGCGCTCCCCGACGCCCGCGACGGCCTCAAGCCGGTGCACCGGCGCATCGTCTACCAGATGAACGAGATGGGCCTGCGCCCCGACCGCGGCTATGTGAAGTGCGCCCGCGTCGTCGGCGAGGTCATGGGCAAGCTGCACCCGCACGGAGACGCGTCGATCTACGACGCCCTCGTGCGCATGGCCCAGCCCTTCTCGATGAGCGTGCCGCTGATCGACGGCCACGGGAACTTCGGTTCGCTGGGCAATGACGACCCGCCGGCCGCCATGCGGTACACCGAGTGCCGCGCGGCCGAGGCCGCGAGCCTGATGACGGAGTCCATCGACGAGGACACCGTCGACTTCGCGCCCAACTACGACGGCCAGGAGCAGGAGCCGGGCGCGCTGCCCGCCGCCTTCCCCAACCTCCTGGTGAACGGCGCCTCGGGCATCGCCGTCGGCATGGCCACCAACATGGCGCCGCACAACCTCACCGAGGTCATCGCGGCCGCCCGCCACCTGATCCGCTACCCGAACGCGGATCTGGACGCCCTGATGAAGCACATCCCGGGCCCCGACCTGCCCACCGGCGGCCGGATCGTCGGCCTGTCCGGCATCCGGGACGCCTACGAGACGGGCCGCGGCACCTTCAAGATCCGCGCCACGGTGTCGGTGGAGACGGTGACCGCGCGCCGCAAGGGCCTGGTCGTCACCGAGCTGCCCTTCACGGTCGGCCCGGAGAAGGTGATCGCCAAGATCAAGGACCTGGTCGGCGCGAAGAAGCTCCAGGGCATCGCCGACGTCAAGGACCTCACCGACCGCGCGCACGGCCTGCGGCTGGTCATCGAGATCAAGAACGGCTTCGTGCCGGAGGCGGTCCTGGAGCAGCTCTACAAGCTGACGCCCATGGAGGAGTCCTTCGGCGTCAACAACGTGGCGCTGGTGGACGGGCAGCCCCTCACACTCGGCCTCAAGGAGCTCCTGGAGGTCTACCTCGACCACCGCTTCGAGGTGGTGCGCCGCCGCAGCGAGTTCCGGCGCACCAAGCGGCGCGACCGGCTGCACCTGGTCGAGGGTCTGCTCACCGCCCTGGTCGACATCGACGAGGTCATCCGGATCATCCGCTCCAGCGACAACTCCGCACAGGCGAAGGAGCGCCTGATCGAGCGCTTCTCGCTGAGCGAGATCCAGACGCAGTACATCCTGGACACGCCCCTGCGGCGCCTGACCCGGTTCGACCGCATCGAGCTGGAGTCGGAGCAGGACCGCCTCAACGCGGAGATCGCGGAGCTGACCCGGATCCTGGAGTCGGACGCCGAGCTGCGCAAGCTGGTCTCGGCCGAACTGGCCGCGGTCGCCAAGAAGTACGGCACCGAGCGGCGCACGGTCCTGCTGGAGGCCGGGGCGACGGCTCCTGTCGCCGCCGTTCCGCTCCAGGTGGCGGACGACCCGTGCCGGGTGCTGCTGTCCTCGACGGGGCTGCTGGGCCGTACGGCCAACGGCGAGCCGTTCCCGGAGGAGGCGGGCGGCAAGCGCGCCAAGCACGACGTGATCGTCTCGGCGGTGCCGGCCACCGCGCGGGGCGAGGTCGGCGCGGTGACCTCGGCGGGCCGCCTGCTGCGGATCAACGTCATCGACCTCCCGCAGCTCCCGGAGTCGGCGGCGAACCTCGCGGGGGGCGCCCCGCTGGCGGAGTTCCTCTCCCTTGAGGACGGCGAGACGCTGGTCTGCCTGACCACGCTGGACGAGTCCTCCCCCGGTCTGGCGCTCGGCACCGAACAGGGCGTCGTCAAGCGGGTGGTCCCCGACTATCCGTCCAACAAGGACGAGTTGGAGGTCATCACGCTCAAGGAGGGCGACCGGATCGTCGGCGCGGTCGAGCTGCGCACGGGCGAGGAGGACCTGGTCTTCATCACCGACGACGCGCAACTGCTGCGCTACCAGGCGTCGCAGGTCCGGCCGCAGGGCCGTCCGGCGGGCGGTATGACGGGCATCAAGCTGACCGAGGGCGCGAAGGTCATCTCGTTCACCGCGGTGGACCCGGCGGCGGACGCGGTCGTGTTCACGGTCGCGGGCTCGCGCGGCACGCTCGACGACTCGGTCCAGACGACGGCCAAGCTGACGCCGTTCGACCAGTACCCGCGCAAGGGCCGCGCCACCGGTGGTGTGCGCTGCCAGCGGTTCCTGAAGGGCGAGGACTGCCTGTCCCTGGCCTGGGCGGGCGCCGTCCCGGCCCGCGCCGCGCAGAAGAACGGCACCCCGGCAGACCTCCCGGAGATGGACCCGCGCCGGGACGGCTCAGGCGTGTCCCTCGGAAAGACAGTGTCGGTGGTGGCGGGACCGGTCTAG
- a CDS encoding GTP-binding protein, protein MSQPSGSPRQIPVVVLAGFLGSGKTTLLNHLLHRSGGSRIGAVVNDFGAIEIDAMAVAGALGDSTVSLGNGCLCCAVDVSELDGYLAKLAHPDAGIDVIVIEASGLAEPQELVRMVLASEEPGIVYGGLVEVVDAAEFDDTRAKHPEIDRHLALADVVVVNKLDRAADAERVLETVRSLVDRAAVVPATYGRIDPEFLFDCRPGEERIGQLSFDDLDDVDDLHDHTDAHGHQDHLHSGYDSVSFRSDVPMDPRRLMAFLDTRPEGLYRIKGYVDFGPYDVRSRYAVHAVGSFLRFYPEPWGAGDERLTQLVLIGSGIDTRALHEELEAGRQNAPHTADEASMWGVLRFVQGTEEDPDEPA, encoded by the coding sequence TTGAGTCAGCCGAGCGGGAGCCCCCGGCAGATCCCGGTCGTCGTCCTCGCCGGATTCCTGGGATCCGGCAAGACCACCCTCCTCAATCATCTGCTCCACCGCAGCGGCGGCAGCCGGATCGGCGCCGTCGTCAACGACTTCGGCGCCATCGAGATCGACGCCATGGCCGTCGCCGGCGCGCTCGGCGACTCCACCGTCTCCCTCGGGAACGGCTGCCTGTGCTGCGCCGTCGACGTCAGCGAGCTCGACGGGTACCTGGCCAAGCTCGCTCACCCCGACGCCGGCATCGACGTCATCGTCATCGAGGCCAGCGGCCTCGCCGAGCCGCAGGAACTCGTCCGCATGGTGCTCGCCAGCGAGGAGCCCGGCATCGTCTACGGCGGTCTCGTCGAGGTCGTCGACGCCGCCGAGTTCGACGACACCCGCGCCAAGCACCCCGAGATCGACCGGCATCTCGCCCTCGCCGACGTGGTCGTCGTCAACAAGCTCGACCGGGCCGCCGACGCCGAGCGCGTCCTGGAGACGGTTCGGTCCCTCGTCGACCGCGCCGCCGTCGTCCCCGCCACCTACGGCCGCATCGACCCCGAGTTCCTCTTCGACTGCCGCCCCGGCGAGGAACGCATCGGACAGCTCTCCTTCGACGATCTCGACGATGTCGACGACCTCCACGACCACACCGACGCACACGGTCACCAAGACCACCTGCACTCCGGCTACGACAGCGTGTCGTTCCGTTCCGACGTGCCCATGGACCCCCGTCGGCTGATGGCCTTCCTCGACACCAGGCCGGAGGGGCTGTACCGGATCAAGGGGTACGTCGACTTCGGGCCGTACGACGTCCGCAGCCGTTACGCCGTCCATGCCGTCGGCAGCTTCCTGCGGTTCTACCCGGAGCCCTGGGGCGCCGGGGACGAGCGTCTCACCCAGCTCGTCCTCATCGGCTCCGGTATCGACACCCGCGCGCTCCACGAGGAACTGGAGGCGGGCAGGCAGAACGCCCCGCACACCGCCGACGAGGCCAGTATGTGGGGCGTCCTGCGTTTCGTGCAGGGGACGGAAGAGGATCCTGACGAACCGGCCTAG
- a CDS encoding DUF6082 family protein — translation MATKRVWTRGLSTAAAVGVGALAGVAASFATQRHTLRSLHARLDELELAAGAHHHSDLASQQRQHWELLSKALDDPELAEVLDLYEASVTPKQRRQYLFANALYTNLLFYYRIGNLTKEEFFKHVRGIFQNPIVRDYWYATRQQRASLADTDEAELGQLVDDLLRQLEETDTEEWWVVGDPPSA, via the coding sequence ATGGCCACAAAAAGGGTTTGGACGCGAGGGCTGAGCACAGCGGCCGCGGTCGGCGTCGGCGCGCTGGCGGGTGTCGCCGCCTCCTTCGCCACACAGCGCCACACGTTGCGATCCCTCCACGCCCGGCTGGACGAGCTGGAGTTGGCTGCCGGTGCCCACCACCACTCCGACTTGGCCAGCCAGCAGCGCCAGCACTGGGAACTGCTGAGCAAGGCCTTGGACGACCCCGAACTCGCCGAGGTCCTGGACCTCTACGAGGCGTCAGTGACTCCCAAGCAGCGCCGCCAGTATCTATTCGCAAACGCTTTGTACACGAACCTCCTCTTTTACTACCGCATCGGCAACCTCACCAAAGAGGAGTTCTTCAAGCACGTCCGCGGCATCTTCCAGAACCCGATCGTCAGGGACTACTGGTACGCCACCCGACAGCAGCGGGCGAGCCTGGCGGACACCGACGAGGCGGAGCTGGGGCAGTTGGTGGACGATCTGCTGCGGCAGTTGGAGGAAACGGACACCGAGGAGTGGTGGGTGGTCGGCGACCCACCGAGCGCGTAG
- a CDS encoding citrate synthase/methylcitrate synthase: MSVNRSATTLVDVPRGLAGVVVTDTEVGDVRGREGFYHYRQYSAVELAQTRGFEDVWHLLIHGELPDAGQAAAFRAETAALRRLPGEVRAALPAIAAASGRSGPLAGMRTALSLLGAAKGFRAVYDIDPDERRRDTLVAAAAVPTLLTALHRLGKGLEPVEPREDLSYAANYLYMLTGSEPEPERARAVEQYLISTIDHGFNASTFTARVIASTGADVAACLVGAVGALSGPLHGGAPSRALDTLDAIGEPDRIDSWIRERVLAGERIMGFGHAIYRTEDPRSRMLREVAQRFGGARVDFAVEVERHVEAILAELKPGRELHTNVEFYAGVVMELCGLPREMFTPTFAAARVVGWSANILEQAADSKIIRPVARYVGVEAPVAVPQVA, encoded by the coding sequence ATGTCGGTCAACAGGTCCGCAACCACACTCGTCGACGTACCGCGAGGGCTCGCCGGAGTCGTCGTCACCGACACCGAGGTCGGGGACGTGCGGGGGCGCGAGGGGTTCTATCACTACCGCCAGTACTCGGCCGTCGAACTCGCGCAGACCCGGGGCTTCGAGGACGTCTGGCATCTGCTGATCCACGGTGAACTGCCGGACGCCGGACAGGCCGCGGCCTTCCGCGCCGAGACCGCGGCGTTGCGGCGGCTGCCTGGCGAGGTGCGGGCGGCGCTGCCCGCGATCGCGGCGGCGAGCGGACGGTCGGGTCCGCTCGCGGGTATGCGCACCGCCTTGTCGCTGCTCGGGGCGGCGAAGGGGTTCCGTGCGGTGTACGACATCGACCCGGACGAGCGGCGCCGGGACACGCTCGTGGCGGCCGCGGCCGTACCCACGCTGCTCACGGCGCTGCACCGGCTGGGCAAGGGGCTGGAGCCCGTGGAGCCGCGTGAGGACCTCTCGTACGCGGCGAACTACCTCTACATGCTGACGGGTTCGGAACCGGAGCCGGAGCGGGCCCGGGCGGTCGAGCAGTACTTGATCTCAACCATTGATCACGGCTTCAATGCATCAACCTTCACCGCGCGGGTCATCGCGTCGACGGGGGCCGATGTGGCGGCGTGCCTCGTGGGGGCAGTGGGGGCGCTGTCCGGGCCGCTGCACGGCGGGGCGCCCAGTCGGGCGCTGGACACGCTGGACGCGATCGGTGAGCCCGACCGTATCGACTCCTGGATCCGGGAACGCGTACTCGCCGGCGAGCGGATCATGGGCTTCGGCCACGCGATCTACCGCACGGAGGACCCTCGCTCCCGGATGCTCCGGGAGGTTGCCCAGCGCTTCGGCGGCGCCCGCGTGGACTTCGCCGTCGAGGTGGAACGCCATGTCGAGGCGATCCTGGCCGAGTTGAAGCCCGGGCGAGAGCTGCACACCAACGTCGAGTTCTACGCGGGCGTGGTCATGGAGCTGTGCGGGTTGCCGCGCGAGATGTTCACGCCCACCTTTGCCGCGGCGCGGGTGGTGGGGTGGAGCGCGAACATCCTGGAACAGGCGGCGGACTCGAAGATCATTCGGCCGGTGGCGCGGTATGTGGGGGTGGAGGCGCCGGTGGCGGTGCCTCAAGTGGCCTGA